Proteins from one Pristis pectinata isolate sPriPec2 chromosome 34, sPriPec2.1.pri, whole genome shotgun sequence genomic window:
- the rps18 gene encoding 40S ribosomal protein S18: MSLVIPEKFQHILRVLNTNIDGRRKIAFAITAIKGVGRRYAHVVLRKADIDLSKRAGELSEEEVERIITIMQNPRQYKIPDWFLNRQKDVKDGKYSQVLANGLDNKLREDLERLKKIRAHRGLRHFWGLRVRGQHTKTTGRRGRTVGVSKKK, from the exons ATG TCCTTGGTTATTCctgaaaagttccagcacattcttcgAGTGCTCAACACCAACATTGATGGGCGAAGGAAGATAGCATTCGCTATCACCGCCATCAAG GGTGTTGGGAGGCGCTATGCTCATGTGGTGCTGAGGAAAGCAGACATTGACCTGAGCAAGAGAGCCGGAGAGCTTTCTGAAGAGGAG GTTGAACGCATTATAACAATCATGCAGAATCCACGACAGTACAAGATCCCTGACTGGTTCTTGAACAGACAGAAGGATGTCAAAGACGGCAAATACAGCCAG GTCTTGGCCAACGGTCTAGACAACAAACTGCGTGAGGATCTGGAGCGGTTGAAGAAGATCCGTGCACACAGGGGTCTGCGGCACTTCTGGGG tctccgTGTGCGTGGCCAGCACACCAAGACCACAGGCCGAAGAGGGCGCACAGTCGGTGTGTCCAAGAAGAAGTAA
- the pdxp gene encoding pyridoxal phosphate phosphatase has product MAAAVSGGCCRLSSGSRGRELVAAVDTFLLDCDGVLWDGPRAIRGAAEVLAGLKARGKRVYFVSNNCSRSRDTVVAKLGALGIAAGPEQVYSTGHCSALYLRDTARLRRKVYVLGSEALCGELRTAGLRVSGGPPGQEGEAEAEVLPVSRCSLDPEVGAVLVGYDEHFSFVRMARACSYLRDPRCLFVATDPDPWHPVVGGTVAPGCKPQSPSAEEVEPNSQITCTVRPGTGSLTAAIEVASGRKAEVIGKPSTFMFDCINEREASTPLEPSRTLMIGDRLETDILFGINCGLQTVLTLTGVSTLQEARDNMTSELPDCRRMVPNFYVDSIEDFLPLLMD; this is encoded by the exons ATGGCAGCGGCGGTGTCGGGCGGCTGTTGCCGGCTGAGCAGCGGCTCCCGGGGCCGGGAGCTGGTGGCGGCCGTCGACACCTTCCTGCTGGACTGCGACGGCGTGTTGTGGGACGGGCCGCGGGCGATCCGCGGCGCGGCCGAGGTGCTGGCCGGGCTGAAGGCCCGGGGCAAGCGCGTCTACTTCGTCAGCAACAACTGCAGCCGCTCCCGGGACACGGTGGTGGCCAAGCTCGGGGCTCTGGGCATCGCGGCCGGGCCCGAGCAGGTCTACAGCACCGGCCACTGCTCGGCCCTCTACCTGCGCGACACCGCTCGCCTCCGCCGCAAGGTCTACGTGCTGGGCAGCGAGGCCCTGTGCGGCGAGCTGCGGACGGCCGGCCTGCGGGTGTCGGGCGGCCCGCCCGGGCAGGAGGGGGAGGCCGAGGCCGAGGTGCTGCCCGTGTCCCGCTGCTCCCTGGACCCCGAGGTCGGCGCCGTGCTGGTCGGCTACGACGAACACTTCAGCTTCGTGCGGATGGCCAGAGCCTGCAGCTACCTGCGGGACCCCCGGTGTCTCTTTGTGGCCACCGACCCCGACCCCTGGCACCCGGTGGTCGGAGGCACAGTGGCCCCAG GCTGCAAGCCACAAAGCCCCAGTGCTGAAGAGGTGGAGCCCAACAGTCAGATCACCTGCACAGTGCGGCCAG gCACCGGCAGTCTGACGGCAGCCATTGAGGTGGCGTCGGGCCGCAAGGCTGAGGTCATCGGCAAGCCCAGCACGTTCATGTTCGACTGCATCAACGAGAGAGAAGCCAGCACACCCCTCGAGCCCTCCCGCACACTGATGATCGGTGACCGACTGGAGACGGACATCCTCTTTGGCATCAATTGCGGGCTGCAGACGGTGCTGACTCTGACGGGTGTCTCCACCCTGCAGGAGGCCCGGGACAACATGACCAGCGAGCTCCCTGACTGCCGGAGGATGGTTCCCAATTTCTATGTAGACAGCATCGAGGATTTCCTTCCCCTGCTGATGGACTGA